Proteins from a single region of Gambusia affinis linkage group LG12, SWU_Gaff_1.0, whole genome shotgun sequence:
- the LOC122841377 gene encoding uncharacterized protein LOC122841377, translating into MDTEEEDGCSRVKPMPGNRQGRGSGHEGGEWSRGGEQFRLSESQLQRTSLKLLLLGDGFDTWTKVNQRMFYDHHYALERDNLLGLMKLLVGTQGIYSCSKRDHGTRLSVVSCPVKVSKKGEVKAWLRWIADLLEEKKDNDIRTIYSPSEKYDSVVKTATLAAGVDGILVNPSAEGVNHYTECREELERLDAYKKEKKEREPASAPAARKEDSDVAEAPSRFPTRTGTPVGELGSADMDFIDLIIDLTADEEEGPSGPAPSPAQGRPRSARLEEAEGASQRKVEEEGMETAAIDWSSRRAQRSEFRPTLHNTDEEQWGAYRPRKKTQKSDIWRMSQSLAPLPPEAICVRMQTGLKVLQIIASPWDVEGDGLIVFTDYKYKIHNRKFREELRQKAGESYHQKSLQLEAARTTVTKGNVFVVNGYNLPYGAVILVPIDAYKKGDNLEDYRKKIWRGLERGLVAGNNEGMRRVVVSVQGLRPPHLPGDTAQSVAENGVVTIAKTNSHRFGFKELVVVVNPCLHRLQMEQGVQMLAEKEEQRRVEHSPPEAKKYPLAIQPNPPPSTFQAGKETMVELIKIELRASSDGAEPQAAKYIKEFTFEIRRSGLEELNVYRMKNERQADKDDGLMRPVKIQPLNSRQREPLRQPQSEDVSDSDEREEQRKEDHPAVEKEESDHESVFTDPRPPSAGNKPLRGEQRWGKKKEAEMVDVKRPFEGYLKDVWPTVVSATKYEGAKKLWITSVTTEPMTGSESAQNHYERLVLEDMDDEKSQIRRARGQLDKGSRLEPLWRTLKQTAFK; encoded by the exons atggatactgaagaagaagatggatgctCGAGAGTTAAACCGATGCCAGGAAATCGACAAGGACGTGGCTCTGGCCACGAGGGAGGCGAATGGAGTAGAGGAGGGGAGCAATTTAGGCTCTCTGAATCCCAACTGCAGAGAACTTcactgaagctgctgctgcttggtgATGGATTCGATACATGGACCAAAGTAAACCAGCGTATGTTTTATGATCATCACTACGCACTCGAGCGGGACAATCTACTGGGGTTGATGAAACTCCTGGTGGGCACCCAAGGCATCTACAGCTGTTCCAAACGGGACCATGGCACTCGGTTGAGTGTAGTTTCGTGTCCGGTCAAGGTCAGCAAAAAGGGTGAGGTCAAAGCCTGGCTGAGATGGATTGCTGACCTTCTTGAGGAGAAAAAGGACAACGACATAAGAACGATCTACAGCCCTTCTGAGAAGTACGACAGCGTGGTCAAGACAGCGACCCTGGCTGCTGGGGTAGACGGGATACTGGTGAACCCCAGTGCTGAAGGAGTTAATCACTATACTGAATGCCGTGAGGAACTGGAGCGGCTGGACGCCtacaaaaaggagaagaaggaacGAGAACCAGCATCAGCCCCGGCTGCGAGAAAGGAGGATTCTGACGTCGCTGAGGCTCCATCCCGTTTCCCGACTAGGACAGGGACCCCCGTCGGAGAGCTGGGATCAGCGGACATGGACTTCATCGACCTGATCATCGACCTGACCGCCGACGAGGAAGAAGGACCGTCTGGACCGGCTCCGTCACCAGCCCAAGGACGTCCTCGATCAGCACGCCTGGAAGAAGCGGAAGGAGCATCCCAACGGAAGGTTGAGGAGGAGGGGATGGAGACGGCTGCGATCGACTGGTCGTCGCGTCGAGCCCAGCGGTCCGAGTTTCGCCCGACGCTTCACA ACACGGACGAGGAACAATGGGGAGCCTACAGACCAAGGAAAAAGACCCAGAAGTCGGACATCTGGAGGATGTCACAAAGTCTGGCCCCACTGCCGCCGGAGGCCATCTGTGTCAGGATGCAGACCGGTCTCAAGGTGCTTCAGATCATCGCGAGCCCGTGGGATGTCGAGGGTGATGGACTGATCGTGTTCACCGACTACAAGTATAAGATTCACAACCGGAAGTTCCGAGAGGAACTCAGACAAAAAGCTGGAGAAAGTTACCATCAAAAATCACTGCAGCTGGAAGCTGCCAGAACCACTGTGACTAAGGGGAACGTATTCGTTGTAAATGGATATAATCTTCCCTATGGTGCAGTGATACTAGTCCCGATCGACGCGTACAAGAAAGGGGATAATCTTGAAGACTACCGGAAGAAGATTTGGCGCGGCCTCGAGCGGGGATTAGTGGCTGGCAATAATGAAGGAATGAGACGAGTTGTGGTGAGCGTGCAGGGACTAAGGCCACCACATCTGCCAGGGGACACCGCCCAGTCAGTTGCGGAGAATGGGGTGGTGACCATAGCCAAGACCAACAGTCATCGTTTCGGGTTCAAGGAATTGGTGGTGGTGGTCAACCCTTGTCTGCACCGACTTCAGATGGAACAAGGGGTGCAGATGCTGGCTGAAAAAGAGGAACAACGCCGTGTCGAGCACTCCCCGCCAGAGGCTAAGAAATACCCACTGGCAATCCAACCAAACCCGCCTCCAAGTACTTTTCAGGCGGGTAAAGAGACGATGGTGGAGCTTATCAAGATAGAGCTGAGGGCCTCATCGGATGGAGCAGAGCCCCAAGCAGCAAAGTACATCAAAGAGTTCACGTTTGAAATAAGACGTAGTGGACTGGAAGAACTCAACGTATACAGAATGAAGAACGAACGGCAAGCTGACAAGGACGACGGACTGATGAGACCAGTCAAGATCCAGCCACTGAACTCCCGCCAGAGAGAACCTCTTCGACAGCCGCAATCTGAGGACGTCAGCGACTCGGATGAACGAGAGGAGCAGCGGAAGGAAGATCATCCAGCGGTGGAGAAAGAAGAGAGCGACCACGAGAGCGTCTTCACCGACCCGAGGCCGCCTTCAGCTGGAAATAAGCCGCTCCGAGGAGAACAACGTTGGGGGAAGAAGAAAGAGGCGGAGATGGTTGATGTCAAAAGACCCTTCGAAGGATATCTGAAGGATGTCTGGCCTACAGTAGTGTCCGCTACTAAATACGAGGGAGCCAAGAAGCTGTGGATTACCAGTGTGACTACGGAACCGATGACTGGATCGGAGTCTGCACAGAACCACTATGAGAGGTTGGTGTTAGAAGACATGGATGATGAAAAATCCCAAATCAGGAGAGCCAGAGGACAACTCGACAAGGGAAGCCGGTTGGAGCCCCTTTGGCGCACACTTAAACAAACCGCTTTCAAGTAG